The following coding sequences lie in one Fusarium poae strain DAOMC 252244 chromosome 1, whole genome shotgun sequence genomic window:
- a CDS encoding hypothetical protein (TransMembrane:1 (o803-822i)~BUSCO:6140at5125) has translation MAMTASRYRARKQKVFRSVFQTDVSSPTPQSTPIATFTDQGAAFGGPHASSSQHAPPPPPPPPLFHEALHHADDQVRWDRAWHIVTSKIQLPTSVAVEDSFGTLPPESQEVDSGVRDSIALLLYSGRSLPGATQTEDILLWHTHQVRQHFVHHVMPLLAACASQGDQTQVLLSSISTLEAAHRQYHWGLTLIVQGYEDEASSNAAFSKFRRDLHAIIGNSLNQGLTDALAGVLRRLIRLNLGTGKRYDGSKSCLESQGDSSAARKELLGLLESLKNVGLVGEKFQVLFAEIMDASMKDFIRISYSGVWGVPEQSAAPSASISFGCLGHLSEWVENQYGRLAVEVFSRLETHIAWSDVECWKNIAIGRLATLRIQELFDIALNWPESRGGLEDLRLAVTTPQRRLQLTDAFSAALQKRLLHPGRSTSDILQTYISMIRTFHALDHSKVLLDRVVHALQLYLCQRDDAIRIVVGGLLSNPSDADTGEGKANLAELAVLLNVASQQQRRQVEDEDLDWNDMTWVPDPVDAGVNYKRPRNEDVIGTLINALGSQDIFIKEFQLIIAERLLSDQTTFLQETKVLSLLKKRFGESALQNCDVMMKDIQDSKRVDAVLGKNIRQTLDDPGAPVYHSKILSRLFWPSLPKEPFTVPAPVTEMQKRYEQGFERLKTSRKLNWLDQLGSATVKLDFEDRSVELECKTYEAAVIYAFQDENNEGGPGPTQRTFDGIWQQLMIDEDLLGLALKFWVSKKMIRDIGNRTYMVLERLDDANEAGEPDSLNDSPDVDGGRPSPRKPKIDSKEQERRTVYWQFIVGMLTNSAPTMPLGQMLMMMKILIPDGCSWTNEELQEFLAEKVAENKLELAGGKYRLPKK, from the coding sequence ATGGCCATGACAGCGTCGAGATATCGAGCCCGCAAGCAAAAGGTCTTTAGATCCGTTTTTCAGACCGACGTTTCATCGCCCACGCCTCAATCAACGCCCATCGCTACCTTCACGGATCAGGGCGCTGCTTTTGGAGGTCCCCACGCGTCGTCATCTCAACATGCTCCtcccccaccaccaccgccgccaCTCTTTCATGAAGCTCTGCATCATGCTGATGATCAAGTGAGGTGGGATCGGGCATGGCATATCGTCACTTCCAAGATACAGTTGCCGACTTCAGTGGCCGTGGAAGATTCCTTTGGGACCTTACCACCAGAGTCGCAAGAGGTTGACTCGGGTGTTCGTGATTCTATCGCTCTGCTTCTCTACTCTGGCCGCTCATTGCCTGGGGCGACTCAAACAGAAGATATTCTACTATGGCATACGCACCAAGTACGCCAACACTTTGTTCACCATGTTATGCCACTGCTGGCCGCCTGCGCCAGTCAGGGCGATCAGACCCAAGTTTTGCTTTCGAGCATCTCAACCCTTGAGGCAGCTCATAGACAGTATCACTGGGGGTTGACTCTCATCGTACAAGGCTATGAAGATGAGGCTTCCTCAAACGCAGCATTCTCAAAATTCCGTCGAGACCTGCATGCTATCATAGGCAATTCTCTAAATCAAGGCCTGACGGATGCTCTGGCCGGTGTCCTACGACGTCTTATCCGTCTGAATCTTGGCACAGGCAAGCGTTATGACGGATCTAAATCATGCTTAGAGTCACAAGGGGATAGCTCGGCAGCTCGCAAAGAGTTGTTGGGTCTCTTGGAATCTCTGAAAAACGTTGGCCTAGTGGGAGAGAAATTCCAGGTCCTGTTTGCAGAAATTATGGATGCCAGCATGAAAGACTTTATCCGAATATCGTACTCGGGGGTTTGGGGAGTGCCAGAGCAGTCGGCCGCACCATCCGCTAGCATTTCTTTTGGTTGTCTGGGTCATCTTTCAGAATGGGTCGAGAACCAATATGGGCGTCTTGCTGTCGAAGTCTTTAGCCGCCTCGAAACGCATATCGCATGGAGTGACGTAGAGTGTTGGAAGAATATCGCGATAGGACGCCTTGCAACGCTGCGAATCCAGGAACTCTTTGACATCGCATTGAACTGGCCTGAGAGCAGAGGTGGCCTCGAGGATCTTCGCCTCGCCGTCacaacaccacaacgccgTCTACAACTGACTGACGCATTCTCCGCGGCTCTACAAAAGCGGCTTCTTCATCCTGGCAGGTCGACTTCCGATATCCTTCAAACATACATCTCCATGATCCGTACATTCCACGCCTTGGACCATTCTAAAGTCCTCCTTGACCGTGTCGTTCACGCTCTACAGCTGTATCTCTGCCAAAGGGACGATGCTATTAGAATTGTTGTTGGTGGCCTGTTGTCCAACCCCAGTGATGCTGATACAGGAGAAGGGAAAGCAAACTTGGCGGAGCTAGCAGTACTGCTTAATGTGGCGTCCCAACAACAGCGGCGCCAGGTTGAGGACGAGGATCTTGATTGGAATGACATGACCTGGGTTCCTGACCCCGTGGACGCGGGTGTTAACTACAAGAGGCCAAGAAATGAGGACGTTATTGGTACTCTCATTAATGCACTTGGTTCTCAGgacatcttcatcaaagAGTTCCAGCTCATTATTGCGGAACGACTCCTCTCAGATCAGACAACCTTTTTACAAGAGACAAAGGTATTGAGCCTTCTCAAGAAGCGGTTTGGTGAGAGTGCTCTACAAAACTGCGATGTCATGATGAAGGATATCCAAGACTCGAAGAGAGTTGATGCGGTCCTGGGCAAGAACATCCGACAAACTCTGGACGACCCCGGGGCACCCGTGTACCATTCCAAGATCCTATCACGATTATTCTGGCCTAGTCTGCCCAAGGAACCGTTCACAGTACCGGCGCCTGTCACAGAAATGCAAAAGAGATATGAGCAAGGGTTCGAACGGCTCAAGACATCACGTAAGCTCAATTGGCTGGACCAGCTGGGCTCGGCAACCGTCAAACTCGACTTTGAAGATCGGTCGGTGGAGCTCGAATGCAAGACATACGAAGCTGCAGTCATCTACGCATTTCAGGATGAAAACAATGAAGGCGGGCCTGGTCCTACACAGCGGACTTTTGACGGGATATGGCAGCAACTCATGATCGATGAAGATCTTCTTGGGCTTGCCCTCAAATTCTGGGTCTCTAAGAAAATGATTCGTGATATCGGTAATCGAACCTACATGGTGTTGGAGCGACTTGACGACGCGAACGAAGCAGGAGAACCAGATTCGCTCAACGATAGTCCAGATGTTGACGGTGGCCGACCGTCTCCACGCAAACCCAAGATCGATTCAAAGGAACAGGAGCGGCGTACCGTGTACTGGCAGTTTATCGTGGGCATGTTGACAAACTCGGCACCAACTATGCCGCTTGGtcagatgttgatgatgatgaagatattAATTCCCGATGGCTGTTCGTGGACTAATGAGGAACTGcaagaatttctggcagaaAAGGTGGCGGAGAATAAGTTGGAGCTAGCTGGCGGAAAGTATCGCTTGCCCAAGAAATGA